In Halomonas alkalicola, the following proteins share a genomic window:
- the rluB gene encoding 23S rRNA pseudouridine(2605) synthase RluB → MSTTSEKLQKVLARAGLGSRREMETAIADGRVKVNGQVATLGDRIEMRDRVLFDNRPVTLRGADEVPRRVIMYNKPEGELCTRKDPEGRRTVFDRLPRLKGERWIAIGRLDINTSGLLLFTTDGELANRLMHPSTQVEREYAVRVMGEVTRQNVVAMVQGVMLEDGPANFTDVQEFGGEGINTWFHVVILEGRNREVRRLWESQGVTVSRLKRVRYGNIFLDKRAKAGEWVELSQAEIDDLAELAGLESRKVPDLTPDEKNRWSRDKHKRKPVQAMRKPKTRR, encoded by the coding sequence ATGAGCACTACCAGCGAAAAACTTCAGAAGGTCCTGGCACGCGCCGGGCTGGGCTCCCGCCGCGAAATGGAGACCGCCATCGCCGATGGGCGGGTCAAGGTCAACGGCCAGGTGGCGACCCTCGGCGACCGCATCGAGATGCGCGACCGGGTGCTCTTCGACAACCGCCCGGTGACCCTGCGCGGCGCCGATGAGGTGCCGCGGCGGGTGATCATGTACAACAAGCCCGAGGGCGAGCTGTGTACCCGCAAGGACCCGGAGGGTCGCCGCACCGTCTTCGACCGCCTGCCGCGGCTCAAGGGCGAGCGCTGGATCGCCATCGGCCGCCTCGACATCAACACCAGCGGCCTTTTGCTGTTCACCACCGACGGTGAGCTGGCCAACCGCCTGATGCACCCCTCCACCCAGGTGGAGCGCGAGTATGCGGTGCGGGTCATGGGCGAGGTGACCCGGCAGAACGTGGTCGCCATGGTCCAGGGCGTGATGCTCGAGGACGGGCCGGCGAACTTCACCGACGTGCAGGAGTTCGGTGGGGAGGGCATCAACACCTGGTTCCACGTGGTGATCCTGGAGGGACGCAACCGCGAGGTACGCCGCCTGTGGGAATCCCAGGGGGTCACCGTCAGCCGCCTCAAGCGGGTGCGCTACGGCAACATCTTCCTCGACAAGCGGGCCAAGGCCGGCGAGTGGGTGGAGCTCTCCCAGGCCGAGATCGATGACCTGGCCGAGCTGGCCGGGCTGGAGTCACGCAAGGTGCCGGATCTCACCCCGGACGAGAAGAACCGCTGGAGCCGCGACAAGCACAAGCGCAAGCCGGTACAGGCGATGCGCAAGCCCAAGACGCGCCGCTGA
- the scpB gene encoding SMC-Scp complex subunit ScpB: protein MTAMEYPEALDEILEAALLAAGEPLSLERLDGLFDDHERPPRRALREALERLGLRHERGAMELLETASGYQLRIRPRLSPWVSRLWDERPQRYSRALLETLALIAYRQPVTRGDIEEVRGVTVSGSIMRTLLDRGWIRVVGHRDVPGRPAVYATTRSFLDDFGLKTLDELPPMHELKDFEEPGWMSEDEAPPPPQHDLLAQADAPLDDASLDDVPEEGEQAAGTTDQEAPAASGATDATAGMADDNHAGTASERSGLSFAELEARLTERARSRVDDDAAPGAESTPSENDS, encoded by the coding sequence ATGACCGCCATGGAGTATCCCGAGGCCCTGGACGAGATCCTCGAGGCGGCGCTGCTGGCGGCCGGTGAGCCGCTCTCCCTGGAGCGCCTCGACGGGCTCTTCGATGATCACGAGCGACCGCCAAGGCGCGCCCTGCGCGAGGCGCTCGAGCGCCTCGGCCTGCGCCACGAACGCGGCGCCATGGAGCTGCTCGAGACCGCCTCGGGCTACCAGCTGCGCATCCGCCCGCGGCTCTCGCCCTGGGTCTCGCGGCTGTGGGACGAGCGTCCCCAGCGCTACTCCCGGGCGCTGCTCGAGACCCTGGCGCTGATCGCCTACCGCCAGCCGGTGACCCGCGGCGACATCGAGGAGGTGCGCGGGGTCACGGTGAGCGGTTCGATCATGCGCACCCTGCTGGACCGCGGCTGGATTCGCGTGGTGGGCCACCGCGACGTGCCGGGGCGCCCGGCGGTCTATGCCACCACCCGCAGCTTCCTCGACGACTTCGGCCTGAAGACCCTCGACGAGCTGCCGCCGATGCACGAGCTCAAGGACTTCGAGGAGCCCGGGTGGATGAGCGAGGACGAGGCGCCGCCGCCGCCCCAGCACGACCTGCTGGCCCAGGCCGATGCGCCCCTCGACGATGCGTCCCTCGACGATGTGCCGGAAGAGGGCGAGCAGGCGGCAGGCACTACCGATCAGGAGGCACCGGCCGCGTCCGGTGCCACCGACGCGACGGCCGGGATGGCCGACGACAACCACGCCGGGACGGCGTCAGAACGGTCCGGCCTGAGCTTCGCCGAACTCGAGGCTCGCCTGACCGAACGTGCCCGGAGCCGCGTCGACGATGACGCTGCCCCGGGGGCGGAATCCACACCCAGTGAGAACGACTCATGA
- a CDS encoding segregation and condensation protein A: MSATPDTASPEQSVAAAQHAAVLGRLFDEPITELPEDLYIPPEALRVFLEAFEGPLDLLLYLIRRQNLDILAIDVAAITRQYIEYVELMKAMEIELAGEYLLMAAMLAEIKSRTLLPRPPKEGGDGEEEDPRAELIRRLQEYERLKHAAEALAELPRLGRDWFPARALLPPLESRVIHPDVELGELLGALAGILRRAELVQSHHISREVLSTRERMLAIMERLGHDHFTPFEALFSLEEGRAGVIVTFMAILELAKEAMIEIVQNAPLSPIHVRARTPVEADEAGDLDDLEAEGESAFADDDEGGRP, encoded by the coding sequence GTGAGCGCCACCCCCGATACCGCCAGCCCCGAGCAGAGCGTCGCCGCGGCCCAGCACGCCGCGGTGCTCGGAAGGCTGTTCGACGAGCCGATCACCGAGCTGCCCGAGGATCTCTATATCCCGCCGGAGGCGCTGCGGGTCTTTCTGGAGGCCTTCGAGGGGCCCCTCGACCTGCTGCTCTACCTGATCCGCCGCCAGAACCTCGACATCTTGGCCATCGACGTGGCCGCCATCACCCGCCAGTACATCGAGTACGTGGAGCTGATGAAGGCCATGGAGATCGAGCTGGCCGGCGAGTACCTGCTGATGGCGGCGATGCTGGCCGAGATCAAGTCGCGCACCCTGCTGCCGCGCCCGCCGAAGGAGGGCGGCGACGGCGAGGAGGAGGATCCGCGAGCCGAGCTGATCCGGCGCCTGCAGGAGTACGAGCGGCTCAAGCATGCCGCCGAGGCGCTGGCCGAGCTGCCGCGCCTGGGGCGAGACTGGTTCCCGGCGCGGGCGCTGCTGCCGCCGCTGGAGTCGCGGGTGATCCATCCGGACGTGGAGCTCGGCGAGCTGCTCGGAGCCCTGGCCGGCATCCTGCGCCGCGCCGAGCTGGTGCAGTCGCACCATATCAGCCGCGAGGTGCTCTCGACCCGGGAGCGCATGCTGGCCATCATGGAGCGGCTCGGCCACGATCACTTCACCCCCTTCGAGGCGCTGTTCAGCCTGGAGGAGGGGCGGGCGGGGGTGATCGTCACCTTCATGGCGATCCTCGAGCTCGCCAAGGAGGCGATGATCGAGATCGTGCAGAACGCCCCGCTTTCACCGATCCACGTGCGCGCCCGTACCCCGGTGGAGGCGGACGAGGCCGGCGACCTGGACGACCTGGAAGCCGAGGGGGAGAGCGCCTTCGCGGACGATGATGAGGGAGGGCGGCCATGA
- a CDS encoding DEAD/DEAH box helicase produces the protein MTVPLSLDALAAPPSLRPYQQEAVRRVIEHFRGSDDPAAVVLPTGSGKSLVIAELARLARGRVLVLAHVRELVEQNHAKYLAYGLAADIFSAGLKRKRKESARQVVFGSVQSVVRSLESFAAPDHPRGPFTLLVIDECHRVSPPEDASYRRVIEALRAANPRLKVLGLTATPYRLGQGFIYHRHHHGMVRGDDDCFFRDCVFEQPLRLMVKQGYLAEPRRIDAALFRDGEELRYDFSVLSPSASGLFREEELNRVVAGHRATPGIIAEVIERARDRQGVMLFAASVAHAEEILGYLPAAEAALVTGETPLAERERLIAAFKARELKYLVNVAVLTTGFDAPHVDLIAILRPTESVSLYQQIVGRGLRLSPGKRDCLILDYAGNPWDLYAPEVGSPKPASDSEPVQVPCPACGHANLFWGKRDGELVIEHFGRRCQGLVEDEPQARGAASGAEKRGVASGAGKRRQCDFRFRFKVCGECGAENDIAARRCHGCQTLLVDADDKLKAALRLKDARVLRVAGMQLEATVNGRGLPRLRVTYHDEEGVTLAEWFALETPAQRGAFAAAFLRDHLRAPGVPFRPTTPEEVVAERRRLRHPDFVVGRKVGRHWQVREKLFDYVGRYRKASEAE, from the coding sequence ATGACCGTGCCCCTCTCCCTCGATGCTCTCGCCGCGCCCCCCAGCCTGCGCCCCTACCAGCAGGAGGCGGTGCGACGGGTGATCGAGCACTTTCGCGGCTCGGACGACCCCGCCGCGGTGGTGCTGCCCACCGGCAGCGGCAAGTCCCTGGTGATCGCCGAGCTGGCGCGCCTGGCCCGGGGGCGGGTGTTGGTGCTGGCCCACGTGCGCGAGCTGGTGGAGCAGAACCATGCCAAGTACCTGGCCTATGGGCTTGCGGCGGACATCTTCAGCGCGGGCCTTAAGCGCAAGCGCAAGGAGAGCGCCCGCCAGGTGGTGTTCGGCTCGGTACAGTCGGTGGTGCGAAGCCTCGAGAGCTTCGCCGCACCGGACCATCCGCGCGGCCCCTTCACCCTGCTGGTGATCGATGAATGCCACCGGGTCTCCCCCCCCGAGGACGCCAGCTACCGCCGGGTGATCGAGGCGCTGCGCGCGGCCAACCCGCGCCTCAAGGTGCTGGGGCTGACCGCCACCCCCTATCGGCTGGGCCAGGGATTCATCTACCACCGCCACCATCACGGCATGGTGCGAGGCGATGACGACTGCTTCTTTCGCGACTGCGTCTTCGAGCAGCCGCTGCGGCTGATGGTGAAGCAGGGCTATCTGGCCGAGCCGCGGCGCATCGACGCGGCCCTGTTCAGGGACGGAGAGGAGCTGCGCTATGATTTCTCGGTGCTGTCCCCCTCGGCCAGCGGGCTGTTCCGGGAGGAGGAGCTCAACCGGGTCGTGGCGGGCCACCGCGCCACCCCGGGGATCATCGCCGAGGTCATCGAGCGCGCCCGCGACCGCCAGGGGGTGATGCTCTTCGCAGCAAGCGTAGCCCACGCCGAGGAGATCCTCGGCTACCTGCCCGCCGCCGAGGCGGCGCTGGTCACCGGCGAGACCCCCCTGGCCGAGCGCGAGCGGCTCATCGCCGCCTTCAAGGCCCGCGAGCTCAAGTACCTGGTCAACGTGGCGGTGCTCACCACCGGCTTCGATGCGCCCCATGTGGATCTCATCGCCATCCTGCGTCCCACCGAGTCGGTGAGCCTCTACCAGCAGATCGTCGGCCGCGGGCTGCGCCTCTCGCCTGGCAAGCGTGACTGCCTGATCCTCGACTACGCCGGCAACCCCTGGGACCTCTATGCGCCGGAGGTGGGCTCCCCGAAGCCCGCCTCCGACAGCGAGCCGGTGCAGGTCCCGTGCCCCGCCTGCGGCCACGCCAACCTCTTCTGGGGCAAGCGCGACGGCGAGCTGGTGATCGAGCACTTCGGCCGCCGCTGCCAGGGGCTGGTGGAGGACGAGCCGCAGGCCCGTGGCGCGGCGTCGGGCGCCGAAAAACGCGGCGTGGCATCGGGCGCCGGGAAAAGGCGGCAGTGCGACTTTCGCTTTCGCTTCAAGGTGTGCGGGGAGTGCGGCGCCGAGAACGATATCGCCGCCCGGCGCTGCCACGGCTGCCAGACCCTGCTGGTGGACGCCGATGACAAGCTGAAGGCGGCGCTGCGCCTCAAGGATGCCCGGGTGCTGCGGGTGGCCGGCATGCAGCTCGAGGCCACCGTCAACGGCCGCGGGCTGCCGCGGCTCAGGGTCACCTACCACGACGAGGAGGGCGTGACGCTGGCCGAGTGGTTCGCCCTGGAGACCCCGGCCCAGCGCGGTGCCTTCGCCGCGGCCTTCCTGCGCGATCACCTGCGGGCGCCCGGCGTGCCGTTCCGGCCCACCACGCCGGAGGAGGTCGTGGCCGAGCGCCGCCGCCTGCGCCACCCCGACTTCGTGGTGGGGCGCAAGGTGGGCCGCCACTGGCAGGTGCGCGAGAAGCTCTTCGACTATGTCGGGCGCTATCGCAAGGCCAGCGAGGCTGAGTAG
- a CDS encoding crotonase/enoyl-CoA hydratase family protein: MDGRSMEERFEGRVRLGVEAGVAEVTLSRPEAHNGLDWAMIDGLLAAPRRLAALDGLRAVVLAGEGESFCAGLDMGAIMGQPARLPSLLEADEAGINPVQRLALGWRNAGVPVIAALHGHVYGGGLQIALGADIRVVHPEARLGLLEIDWGIIPDMAISVTGAGLRRDALQELTWSGRKVSGDEAVAMGLATRLSETPEASALVSARAIAARSPRAVAAARTLFEMAPDLGFRERLALEARLQAELLGSAEQQEAVAARLEKRPARFDSRRLG; the protein is encoded by the coding sequence ATGGATGGAAGAAGCATGGAGGAGCGGTTCGAGGGGCGGGTGCGTCTCGGCGTCGAAGCGGGGGTGGCCGAGGTCACCCTGAGCCGACCGGAGGCCCACAATGGCCTGGACTGGGCGATGATCGACGGCCTGCTGGCGGCCCCGCGCCGCCTGGCCGCGCTCGATGGCCTGCGCGCCGTGGTGCTGGCCGGTGAGGGCGAGAGCTTCTGCGCCGGCCTGGATATGGGGGCCATCATGGGCCAGCCGGCGCGGCTGCCGTCGCTGCTCGAGGCCGACGAGGCCGGCATCAATCCGGTACAGCGCCTGGCGCTGGGCTGGCGCAACGCCGGGGTGCCGGTGATTGCCGCCCTGCACGGTCATGTCTATGGCGGCGGCCTGCAGATCGCCCTGGGCGCGGATATTCGCGTGGTGCACCCCGAGGCGCGGCTGGGCCTGCTGGAGATCGACTGGGGCATCATCCCCGATATGGCGATCAGCGTGACCGGCGCCGGACTGCGTCGGGACGCACTCCAGGAACTGACCTGGAGCGGGCGCAAGGTAAGTGGCGATGAGGCCGTTGCCATGGGTCTGGCCACCCGCCTGAGTGAGACGCCCGAGGCCTCCGCCTTGGTGAGCGCTCGGGCCATCGCCGCGCGCTCGCCCAGGGCGGTGGCGGCAGCACGTACCCTCTTCGAGATGGCGCCCGACCTGGGGTTTCGTGAGCGCCTGGCCCTGGAGGCCCGCTTGCAGGCCGAGCTGCTGGGCAGCGCCGAGCAGCAGGAGGCGGTCGCCGCCCGCCTGGAAAAACGCCCGGCCCGCTTTGACAGCCGCCGTTTGGGTTGA
- the purL gene encoding phosphoribosylformylglycinamidine synthase — translation MLELRGAPALSAFRHAKLLAALREAAADVESLQAEYVHFVDHDGELSGDELAVLEQLLDYGSQVKGSQVKGSQIQGSQIQGSPVEVSQIEERAEGQLFLVVPRIGTQSPWSSKATDIARNCGLTQVRRLERGIAYRVKLRGVLSEQAYEGIRATLHDRMTETVLADSSDAARLFAHHEPAPLGSVDILAGGREALEAANVALGLALAEDEIDYLVAAFRDLGRNPTDVELMMFAQANSEHCRHKIFNADWVIDGEAQTHSLFKMIKNTYQASPEDILSAYSDNAAVIKGATAPRFFPAPLTGQAGERAVYGSVEEPIQILMKVETHNHPTAIAPHPGAATGAGGEIRDEGATGIGGKPKAGLTGFTVSNLRIPEFVQPWEAFDYGKPERIVSALEIMLEGPIGGAAFNNEFGRPNLAGYFRTYEQDTLGANGIERRGFHKPIMLAGGYGNIRDGHVQKGEIPVGGKLIVMGGPAMLIGLGGGAASSMASGTSSADLDFASVQRGNPEIERRAQEVIDRCWALGESNPIRFFHDVGAGGLSNALPELVKDGERGGLFDLRAVPNAEPGMSPLEIWCNEAQERYVLAVAAEDLDTFDALCQRERCPYAVVGEATEAHHLEVRDGHFESKPVDLPMSVLFGKPPKMTREFSRQSTEMPGVMLDNLDLREAMDRVLRLPTVASKSFLITIGDRSITGQVARDQMVGPWQVPVADVAVTTASFDTHAGEAMAMGERPPVALIDPAASARLAVAEAITNLAAAPIAKLGDIKLSANWMSAADHPGENQALHDAVHAVGMELCPALGIAIPVGKDSMSMRTAWQEESGSDEGHGEREEKSITSPLSLIVTGFAPVTDALKTLTPQINLEQDESDLLLIDLGGGKNRLGGSALAQVYGQVGSECPDLDDPEDLKAFFAVIQGLNAEGKLLAYHDRSDGGLLVTLLEMAFAAHAGLEIKLDWLVDEPAEAVNALFAEELGAVIQVNRQHTEEVLAQFAAAGIETCGVIARPRYDDQVRVTLFEEPLLETTRMLAQRTWSETSYRLQALRDNPECAKSEFDGLLDDRDPGLSATPAFDVDEDVAAPYLQAPGLNLARPSVAVLREQGVNGQVEMAWAFDRAGFEAVDVHMSDILAGRVSLDEFKGLVACGGFSYGDVLGAGGGWAKSVLFNERAREQFAAFFQRDDSFSLGVCNGCQMLSQLKELIPGAESWPRFVRNESEQFEARVAMVQVEKTPSILLAGMEGSRLPIAVAHGEGRAEFRDSAHLRSMQGNGQVALRFLDNHGQVTTRYPANPNGSPSGITGLTTPDGRATIMMPHPERVVRAVTNSWRPAEWTRDGAWLRLFRNARVWVG, via the coding sequence ATGCTCGAACTGCGCGGCGCCCCCGCCCTCTCCGCCTTCCGTCACGCCAAGCTGCTGGCCGCCCTGCGCGAGGCGGCGGCCGACGTCGAGTCGCTGCAGGCGGAGTACGTGCATTTCGTCGACCACGACGGCGAGCTCTCCGGCGATGAGCTGGCCGTTCTGGAGCAGCTGCTGGACTATGGTTCTCAAGTTAAGGGTTCTCAAGTTAAGGGTTCTCAAATTCAGGGTTCTCAAATTCAGGGTTCTCCCGTCGAGGTTTCCCAGATCGAGGAGCGCGCCGAGGGCCAGCTGTTCCTGGTGGTGCCGCGCATCGGCACCCAGTCGCCCTGGTCCTCCAAGGCCACCGATATCGCGCGCAACTGCGGCCTGACCCAGGTGCGCCGCCTCGAGCGTGGCATCGCCTACCGGGTCAAACTCAGGGGCGTGCTCTCCGAGCAGGCCTACGAGGGCATCCGCGCCACTCTGCACGACCGAATGACCGAGACGGTGCTGGCCGACAGCTCCGACGCGGCACGGCTCTTCGCCCACCATGAGCCGGCGCCCCTGGGCAGCGTCGACATCCTCGCGGGCGGTCGCGAGGCGCTGGAGGCCGCCAACGTCGCCCTCGGCCTGGCCCTGGCCGAGGACGAGATCGACTACCTGGTGGCGGCCTTCCGCGACCTGGGCCGCAACCCCACCGACGTCGAGCTGATGATGTTCGCCCAGGCGAACTCCGAGCACTGCCGCCACAAGATCTTCAACGCCGACTGGGTGATCGACGGCGAGGCGCAGACGCACTCGCTGTTCAAGATGATCAAGAACACCTACCAGGCCTCCCCGGAAGACATCCTCTCGGCCTACAGCGACAACGCGGCGGTGATCAAGGGCGCCACGGCGCCGCGCTTCTTCCCGGCCCCGCTGACCGGCCAGGCCGGCGAGCGCGCCGTCTACGGGAGCGTCGAGGAGCCGATCCAGATTCTCATGAAGGTGGAGACCCACAACCACCCCACGGCCATCGCCCCGCATCCGGGCGCGGCCACCGGCGCCGGCGGCGAGATCCGCGACGAGGGCGCCACCGGCATCGGCGGCAAGCCCAAGGCGGGTCTCACCGGCTTCACCGTCTCCAACCTGCGCATTCCAGAGTTCGTGCAGCCCTGGGAGGCCTTCGACTACGGCAAGCCCGAGCGCATCGTCTCGGCCCTCGAGATCATGCTGGAGGGCCCCATCGGCGGGGCGGCCTTCAACAACGAGTTCGGCCGCCCCAACCTGGCCGGCTACTTCCGTACCTACGAGCAGGACACCCTGGGGGCCAACGGCATCGAGCGCCGCGGCTTCCACAAGCCGATCATGCTCGCCGGTGGCTACGGCAACATCCGCGACGGCCACGTCCAGAAGGGCGAGATCCCCGTCGGCGGCAAGCTGATCGTGATGGGCGGCCCCGCCATGCTGATCGGCCTGGGCGGGGGCGCGGCCTCCTCCATGGCCTCCGGCACCTCCAGCGCCGACCTGGACTTCGCCTCGGTGCAGCGCGGCAACCCCGAGATCGAGCGTCGCGCCCAGGAGGTGATCGACCGCTGCTGGGCCCTGGGCGAGTCCAACCCCATCCGCTTCTTCCACGATGTCGGCGCCGGCGGGCTCTCCAACGCCCTGCCGGAGCTGGTCAAGGACGGCGAGCGCGGCGGCCTGTTCGACCTGCGTGCGGTGCCCAACGCCGAGCCGGGCATGAGCCCGCTGGAGATCTGGTGCAACGAGGCCCAGGAGCGCTACGTGCTGGCGGTGGCCGCGGAGGACCTCGACACCTTCGACGCCCTGTGCCAGCGCGAGCGCTGCCCCTATGCGGTGGTGGGCGAGGCCACCGAGGCGCACCACCTGGAGGTGCGCGACGGCCACTTCGAAAGCAAGCCCGTCGACCTGCCGATGAGCGTGCTGTTCGGCAAGCCGCCGAAGATGACCCGCGAGTTCAGCCGCCAGAGCACCGAGATGCCCGGCGTGATGCTCGACAACCTCGACCTGCGCGAGGCCATGGACCGTGTGCTGCGCCTGCCCACCGTGGCCTCCAAGAGCTTCCTGATCACCATCGGCGACCGCTCCATCACCGGCCAGGTGGCCCGCGACCAGATGGTCGGCCCCTGGCAGGTGCCGGTGGCCGATGTCGCCGTGACCACGGCCAGCTTCGACACCCACGCCGGCGAGGCCATGGCCATGGGCGAGCGTCCGCCGGTGGCGCTGATCGACCCCGCCGCCAGCGCCCGCCTGGCGGTCGCCGAGGCGATCACCAACCTGGCCGCCGCGCCCATCGCCAAGCTCGGCGATATCAAGCTCTCCGCCAACTGGATGAGCGCCGCCGACCACCCCGGCGAGAACCAGGCGCTCCATGACGCCGTCCACGCCGTGGGCATGGAGCTCTGCCCGGCGCTCGGCATCGCCATCCCGGTGGGCAAGGACTCCATGTCCATGCGCACCGCCTGGCAGGAGGAGAGCGGCTCTGATGAAGGGCACGGCGAGCGGGAGGAGAAGAGCATCACCTCGCCGCTGTCGCTGATCGTCACCGGCTTCGCGCCGGTCACCGATGCGCTGAAGACCCTGACCCCCCAGATCAACCTTGAGCAGGACGAGTCCGACCTGCTGCTGATCGACCTGGGCGGCGGCAAGAACCGCCTGGGCGGCTCGGCGCTGGCCCAGGTCTATGGCCAGGTGGGCAGCGAGTGCCCGGACCTGGACGACCCGGAGGACCTCAAGGCCTTCTTCGCGGTGATCCAGGGGCTCAACGCCGAGGGCAAGCTGCTCGCCTATCACGATCGCAGCGACGGCGGCCTGCTGGTGACCCTGCTGGAGATGGCCTTCGCCGCCCACGCCGGCCTCGAGATCAAGCTCGACTGGCTGGTCGACGAGCCCGCCGAGGCGGTGAATGCGCTGTTCGCCGAGGAGCTCGGCGCGGTGATCCAGGTCAACCGCCAGCACACCGAGGAGGTGCTGGCCCAGTTCGCCGCCGCCGGCATCGAGACCTGCGGCGTCATCGCCCGGCCCCGCTACGACGACCAGGTGCGGGTCACCCTCTTCGAGGAGCCGCTGCTGGAGACCACCCGCATGCTGGCCCAGCGCACCTGGTCCGAGACCAGCTACCGCCTGCAGGCGCTGCGCGACAACCCGGAGTGCGCCAAGAGCGAGTTCGACGGCCTGCTCGATGACCGCGATCCGGGTCTCTCCGCCACCCCCGCCTTCGACGTCGACGAGGATGTCGCCGCGCCCTATCTTCAGGCACCCGGGCTCAACTTGGCTCGGCCTTCGGTGGCGGTGCTGCGCGAGCAGGGCGTCAACGGCCAGGTGGAGATGGCCTGGGCCTTCGACCGCGCCGGCTTCGAGGCCGTGGACGTGCACATGAGCGATATCCTGGCAGGCCGGGTATCGCTGGATGAATTCAAGGGGCTGGTGGCCTGCGGCGGCTTCTCCTACGGCGACGTGCTGGGGGCCGGCGGCGGCTGGGCCAAGTCGGTGCTCTTCAACGAGCGCGCCCGGGAGCAGTTCGCGGCCTTCTTCCAGCGTGACGACAGCTTCTCGCTGGGCGTCTGCAACGGCTGCCAGATGCTCTCCCAGCTCAAGGAGCTGATCCCCGGGGCCGAGTCGTGGCCGCGCTTCGTGCGCAACGAGTCCGAGCAGTTCGAGGCCCGGGTCGCCATGGTGCAGGTGGAGAAGACCCCCTCGATCCTGCTGGCCGGCATGGAGGGCTCCCGCCTGCCCATCGCCGTGGCCCATGGCGAAGGCCGCGCCGAGTTCCGCGACAGCGCCCACCTGCGCAGCATGCAGGGCAATGGCCAGGTGGCGCTGCGCTTCCTGGACAACCACGGCCAGGTCACCACCCGCTATCCGGCCAACCCCAACGGCTCGCCCTCCGGCATCACCGGCCTGACCACCCCGGATGGCCGCGCCACCATCATGATGCCCCATCCGGAGCGGGTGGTGCGCGCGGTGACCAACTCCTGGCGTCCGGCCGAGTGGACCCGGGACGGCGCCTGGCTGCGCCTGTTCCGCAACGCCAGGGTCTGGGTGGGCTGA